Genomic segment of Mytilus edulis chromosome 12, xbMytEdul2.2, whole genome shotgun sequence:
GATGTATTGACAAGTTAATAGAACCAATTCCCTCTCCTATCAATATGATGATCTTTTGATCATAGAACTTCTATGTTCTGATCAAGCAACATCTGCCACATTAACTAGAAAGACTATTTAAAATTGCTACAAATGGTTCAGACCAGAGAGATTAGGACTAAAtgacataacattaaaataactaatgattatcaaatgcaacgcttaaactatgcttacacgaatattttacacatgcattatatatacatgtatgatatatatattgttaaaaaatatcatgatgaaatgtaatgtgtaatttaattaattactttagtaatgtaattgtaatttaattaattacatttccaaaactgtgtaatgtgtaattagtgtaattgatcatttttgcaatgcaatgtgtaatttaattaattacattccaatgtaattgaccccaagtctgatcataccacatctccttctgcaaggtaaaaaaaaaaataaaacggaCCATAACATACCAGTGCCATCTTTATCTACAAGTAGAGATGAGGTATCAGTATGTTCAGAGAAGGCATCCAATGATTTGTCTCTCTTCGTAGCATCAAAGTCAGCGTCTGGTGTGGAGTCACCACTCAGAGTCTTATAGCTACTCTCTCGTATATGATGGTGCTGCCCTCTTTGGGTCATTCTCTCGGGGAAAAGTTTATCCAAGTCTGTTTTCACTTTCTCAAATGAATCTTTTGGTCTAACATCAAGAGAGGAGCCCGTTGTGCCATACCCAACAGTTCCATTTGTAATTTCTCCCTTCGAGTCCCTCTTTGGAGGTCCATATCTCAAGTCTCGTTCTTGGCGACGATCGTAAGTCATGGCAAGAGCAAAGTAACAGTAGTCTACAGCTGCATATGTGATCATAAAAGCCGTTGTGACAATTGGCGCTAATGTGTTAACGTctccaacaaaaacaaataacagaaCAATAAGAATTATAACTATTAATGCGTAGATGGGAACCTTGTTTGGGCCTctctggaaaaaaaaaaaaaagggaataatgttattcatacatatttaaaacaataaatataaattgacaagAAATTAACATGGAAATCTATTTcactgaaaaaaagtttttttaagatgttactttttatttaagataaaGTGTGAATAAGGGTAATGATATATTTAGCAGGcttgtttttcatttcaataaGTTCACTAATTCAacatctaaaattgagaatgacgGTTCAAATTTCTGACAAAGTACTTTAAAATTTACATGATTTAGTCCATTCTGTTTTCCATCGAAAATTCACGGAAATTCACTGATCTTGTAGTTCATTTGTTAGGCTGCCAACTTGTATTGGTCATTCAAATATATGGTGGTCCATTTATTCTAATTGAAAGATTCCCCCCTTTTATTTCTAtgattaattaaatatttgataactACATCATCATACttaatcagattttttttctgatgaaGAGATACAAATTTGGTATAGAAGAGACTACACATCAACTTATATTTTGTCGACTTACCCCTTGCCCTAGAATTCTGATAAGTGGTATAACATTCTCGTTGGCTATGGACTGCAAGATTCTAGGTGGGCCATATAAACTACCCATACAGTTAGATATTGATGATATATATAATCCTGCTAACCATAAAACACCAACTACAGatacctaaatataaaaaaacattataaaacattAACAGATAcctaaatatacaaaacattataaaacacCAACTACAGatacctaaatataaaaaaaaacattataaaacattAACAGATAcctaaatatacaaaacattataaaacacCAACTACAGATAcctatatatacaaaacattataaaacatttacagatacctaaatatacaaaacattataaaacatttacagatacctaaatataaaaaaacattataaaacattAACAGATAcctaaatatacaaaacattataaaacatttacagatatctaaatatacaaaacattataaaacatttacagatacctaaatatacaaaacattataaaacacCAACTACAGatacctaaatataaaaaaaacattataaaaacatttacAGATACctaaaatacaaaacataatTGCTGTCAACTACCCATACAGTCTTGAAAAATGTGTTTACTTGCTATTACCATGaacttacttttttttatagaattatttgcatcaatttctttctttcaacatgttcaacatttcAACCAATGCAGTCtacaccaaaaactttttcaactactagtccggaGACCAATATtcagacatttttcttattggtccaaacaaagtttttgcaaaacttacTAGTCCTAAttaaattttactagtctggggcatcggactagtggctaaccgtgcagactgccAATGaatgtacatgttttattttgaatcttGGACAATGGTCAATACATGTGGTTCCAAATTGTGGAATAGAATGctatatttttacattgaaaacGTTAaggcagggatctccatggcctgtttaacgatggagccccgccatcgttcaaatgtcttgcgccatcgtcaaatgactcgcgccatcgttaaattgtcttgcgccatcgttaaattgtcttccgccatcgttcaaaacttcatcgttttttgtagcccgacgccatttttttatcaattataatcaaatgcatgtaattgcataacccttaggctttttatgttataatccaatacagttctaacgcctgagggatatctggattaagatcgctaattacttgtacctgagcttgtacaggtagatcaacaaaccagacaggagaatactatctgaggatagacgatccattgtcgaagtaatcaactaagtttcagcaaatgattatgatcatttagattaaataaataaattaataaattaatccagttacaaagaaaacagtttaacaagtcgaacacgtgctttattttgacttacgcaatcagcatcccccttttttaagaagtacaaaataagacgcaaaacagtaaatattattacatcgcaaataactcgagtactgctgtaacgataatttagaattactttaacagtttaaaagtaaaaacttaaatatttcctgtaaagaaatatcgtatctaaattccgaattcatttcgtatattacaatcaaattgatacatccgcgtttccggtttctattcagactcgaaagatgcatgttgcacagcatcaatttttccagataaagtcattaaaaactttttcatttgtcaacgtttgctttacaaatctctttaaccttttacataacccgtacgaattgttttgttgttgctgcaaatcagccataccggtaatgggctcTGAATTTGACAATGTCcacgaaaaataagctccacatcagatgatttttaacccccataacaattaccaaaaataaaagaaatctgcttggggaccttcatgacagcttttggttattctcgactaaggggggaccatgaagacttggcatttgaatggttaaaaacggcaataaatgaaaatattgatacttctaattctataatgaaaattcaaataaatataatttaaataagcaatgaattagcatgttcaccatctttgtatggagggataaaatacttccgatcgcgctacactgtacagcgtagacaaggtttgtaatggtgaaagttcctccatggttcaattttcatccatggagatccctgtaaGGAATCCTTGGTAATTTAAAATCCAGACATACTTCCCTGCTTTCTTTCATGAATCTCTTAGCTCTTTTCCTGTTTTCAGCCTTATAACATGAATAAGCTGTCATTAAATTTATGCAAGAAATACTGTATTACAGAATCTACAGTGATcacattattatttaatttagtataTCAAATGTTgttcaaaaattgttttaaatttaaaggCATTACAGCTGTTTTCTTAATGCATGTTGTTGGAAGGTTTGATAGTCTTGCttgctttatttgtataaatgtttgctcaagcatcaAATAGCATTATACAAGCTGAAGTCACACCTATCTATTGATTGcaattgtaaaacaaattacAATACTTGAGCAATCGGatatacaaactagaggctctcaagagcctgtgtcgctcacctgttaatgtgtttactgatgtcggccatcttcgttggtaggcggggtcattagacactttttttaaaaatagataccctagtattatgattgtggccaagtttggttaaatttggccaagtcgttttagaaaagatttttatacaagttacaaaaatgacgaaaagttgttcaatattgactataaagggcaataactccttaaggggtcctctaacaattttgatcatgctgacttatttgtagatcttactttgctgaacattattgctgtttacagtttatctctatctataatagtattcaagataataaccaaaaactgcaaaatttccttaaaatcaccaattttagggcagcaacccaacaacaggttgtccgattcaactcaaaatttgtgaggggatatatcttattctgatggacatttaaatcttgaaagatttgcccttaatgtcttagtttcaaagatataaagcaaaaactgcattttaccactatgttctaattttagccatgtcggccattttgtttggcagGCTGGGTcaatggacacattttttaaactataaaccacaatgataattgtggccaagtttggttaaatttggcaaagtagttttggagaagaagatttttagaaaagttacaaaaaatgacgaaaagttgttaaaaattgactataaagggcaataactccttaaggggtcaactgacaattttggtcatgttgacttatttgtaggtcttactttgctgaacattattgctgtttacagtttatctctatctataatagtattcaagataataaccaaagactgcaaaatttccttaaaataaccatttcacaggcagcaacccaacaacaggttgtcctattcgtctgaaaatttcaaggcagatagatcttgacctgatcaaccattttaccctatgtcagatttgctctaaatgctttggtttttgagttattagcccaaaactgcattttacccctatgttctatttttagccatggcggccatcttggttggtttgacgggtcacgccacacattttttaaactagataccccaaggatgattgtggccaagtttggtagaatttggcccagtagtttcagaggagaagatttttgtaaaagtttacggacgacggacgacggacgacagacgacggacgacggacgacggacgccaagtgatgagaaaagctcacttgacctttcaggtcaggtgagctaaaaaagcaaGCAAGCCATCAAAacctacatgcattaggaaaatagctgtaaCCAGTTTAATAataaattgaatatttgacaATCTAGCTTACCTTTTGTGATATCATATAGTCAGCTTGGAGGTAGGGACGAAGGCATGTAGCTCCTAACACAACAGTAAAACATATATACAGCAAAgttctgaaaaataaattcaatgagATGATAGAAATGTCAATCTTCAAGAAACCAACACATGTTATGGAATGAAAATTGATAAATCATGAATAATCTAAAATAATAACTACCATCCCATCCCCTGCACCAGCCCCTCTCGAAAAATGTCCACTGATGGAAAATCTAGCAATTGTATCAATTTAATcgagaaatatatattttatcactgaactagtatatatttgtttaggggccagctgaaggacacctctgggtgcgggaatatctcgctacattgaagacctgttggtgaccttctgctgttgctttttctatggtcgggttttgtctctttgacacattccccgtttccattctcaattttactaaataatgggaaaaaaataatcaacacaaAAGCTTCGATCCATGCACATTATCATGAGGCTACATTACAAAcaaatgtctgtttcccctcaaCCAGGTTtacctttgtaaacagaccaggaaggcagggataatttttttttaactggatatCATACATAAtgtagcatggtcacatgaatggtttgacttgtccagtcagGCCACTTAAATGTATCAGTATTTTGTGCTCAAATTGAGTGTGTATTTTGTGCTCAAATTGAGTATATTTTGTGCTCAAACTGAGTGTATATTTTGTGCTCAAATTGAGTGTATATTTTTAAACTATCAATCCTTTTGCTTTTGggtataaaaataatttcaatttttttttgttgaaaataattaTTTGACCCAGGGGCTTATTTTTGACCCAGgtgggggaggggaaacaaacatattttcaattttgGCCTGATTATTACATATCAACTTACGAAGATCCTAAAGCTGCCAAAGTGCCATTTGGTATATTAGATAAAGGGTCGTGGAGATCACCACTCATATTAATCCCTGCCAGAATCCCCGTcacagtagagaaaaatagtcCAAAAATTGTAAAGAAACTCTGACCCTCAACATAATGTGGTCCTGAGTTGTTATGGAGATTATAACTTTCGTATCCTGTGAAACCAGACTctgaaatcaaaagaaaaaaaaacatacaaatcatacagattttcacatttaaaaatatcCTTTTCTGAATTGTCAATAAATGTATACTTTGTTCAATTGAAGATAGCAACAATTTGTCATTTGACACGCTAATTAGAATctacttaaaataaatatgtataaaaaagctGCTACGCTGAGTGCAGATGGATACGATGgtagaggtccaaccctgaaaagTTAGGGCATCAAACCCCAAAATGAATCCAAGCCTTCTACTTGCGGTattgaaccttgtggtacaattttagaaTGGTCAACAAaaaacttatcatgcttatacacaagttattcatGCTATAGTCCTGAAACCATAAACTTAAACTAAAGCTATTTGgttggaaaccaaatgtgtctttggacgacgacgtCATCATTGCATTATAAGAACCCTAAACAAATAATTATGGTCATATAAAAAGATGACATTTAACATGTGGCTGCTCAAGTTTACTGTGAATCCTGTCAATAATCTAAACATAGATTACCTGGCTCTGTATGTACAAATGATCCCACCAGAAAATCCATCACAGACAAAAACATAACAATAAGTAGTATTAACTGGAATCTCACGACCCATTTCACGCCCGCTACATTAATACCTACAAACAAAATAGAATTacaatatatatcattaaaacgATGCCATCATATGGCTAAACTTAAcattttaacataaaattcatttacaacaaatcaattataatacaaatgtattacTTCTAAGACTAGAAATCTGAATTGATATTTAGGattcaaaatgaaaattcatAGAGCGTGTAATAATTTCATAATGGCATAttgtatttttctatttattacaTTTTGTGTGTTTCGGACcacactttaaaaatattttggtttgcccagaCTCTACCTAAAGGTTCAGACAGTAGGAAGGTAGGCATTTCTTCCTTTTTTGTTGACAAAGAGAATTGAAGTGTCAAATAAATTGAGTCTATCTGATGAATAAAACCTTTTTTCATATCAGGACAATAGAAGATTTTTATaaggcagctattttctgggtaggtagaGTTAGGTCATACAAACATAATTTTGTAGCCTTTAATAGTTGACTATGTGgtcagggctttccattgaagccggtagccggcggaaatccgccgcttacggtggcttcaagtgccggctacttcactgccaaaaatataaattcaaaaagaaaaaaatatctttttcaaatgtttacaggcatCCGAGAGACGTAAATTGGCGCAAAGTCGCAgtcacgataaacaaggatgaaaaGTCAATGTTTACCTTcggctaaatatagttcacatgaattcaggtcactgattggttgtctatttaaagtcagaatgcatcgtttcttttcaaagataacaagaaaGACGTTCCGGTAGTCATTGAACgataacaatagagacgttccgatggtcattaactcgttggctttttttggcttttaaaacaTGAAGACAATCAGATggatgacaatcttatgttatggaataatattagtcaaattaaagaaagtgtagtagatcatattgttcagaatctggaaaacagtatcttttgaagttcatttttcaaagcccacgtggtgttcagagaatcaaggtcaaaaacgaaagtagaatattgtcgactcgacctcaaataaataacatttccaaatgatttatgtatccgacttattgaacagtttacaaaaaaaagagaaaatcagaggatatatcaattttctgtcaatgcttgagaaataattgtatgatttaaatacgtgtaacagtctttagagagaaaaggggggtcatttgtttacaaatgcatgtagttatgcaaaataaatcgatcaagatttctaacaaaccggatgattatttaaataaaactcctttaaaagtaaatgaattttaagcataaggtaatgaaaataaaaaactgacataaaaaaaatgaaatttctttgagttttttttttttctttctttaatttcataaataaaaaatggtcatttgaaagattaaattaggtgccaggagattgcgagaatgcaggattttaatCTATTAAtgccagagcttctgggggccttgagcggcccccagaccccctgctGTAAGAcaccaagcttacagcttggtgggcgtccagcttcgccgaacgcatgttatagccgcctataattttaattcagccttCTACTTCcatttcaatggaaagccctgtgtggtatgggctttgctcattgttaaaggccgtaaggtgacctatagttgtttattgttgtgtcatttggtctcttgttgaaagttgtctcatttgcaatcataccacatcttcttttttatataatgtttttcaTGGCCTGAGATTGTTGTTTTAGGTATAGAACAGAACAAAATGGTTCCTATGCATAGCTGCATCTTTGTCAATAACAGGAATATTTTGGTAGTTTTAGTATCAAATGAAATCTTGGGGACTTTTAGAACCctttttgaaagttttatttgaataataaagaactatattcaatttttataaaaggGCTCATTTGGCCAGTTGTTCAGATCAGACgttcctgtttttgtactatcaaacttccAGGAACCAGTActctctaatatgcaattaaaggtatgttgatttttttcagcaTAAGTCAagataaggtacagttttgacatgaaataactgccactttaatTGAACTTAGATAAAGtagccattaatgcttgaaattgcagaatttaacatagaaagcaattggGCTGTTAATTAATGGTTTTATACCTTTACAGTGTTTTTCCAggctgaacaaatataattttgttcaTGGCCTGAGCCTGTTGCTTTATAGTTTTTTTCCAGGTTAAACAAACATAATTTACCTAAGAGAAGTATGACTAGACCAGTTGCTACACCTTTAGCTATCCATGGATTATCTAATCCGGTTAACCCCAGGATAGATTCACCAAACCCCATCACCGACAATGAACATCCTACAGCCTacaaaacaagaaattaaatatcaaacttATATTGCTGTACATGTTGTATGTGTATATCTTTTAGTCATAGTCTTGATCATAGAGTGGTACCttggcataaaaaatatttttcaacagaGATTCACACACAAACATCACtaaaataagtgattttctaagTTTTAAAAGTGGTACTTACATAagtgatttttttattgtactcAAAGGGAGGTAAATCTTGTTAATTTTCAGAATGGTACTTATTTTATTGATTACATAAATGataaaatcacttgtttaagtaagtcccctgactgatgaaacgttatataaataataaatgggGAATGGTGATGCCCCTGAttacatatcatataaagttataaagggacataactgtgTAAGTGACACTACCAAAATTACTACTTTCTTCTAGTTTTATTGTGATGAGTATTGCCTATAGGTTTCATTACATATGGTAAAGGCAAACTCAAGGTAGAGGAAGATTTTTTTCACTAGTAATGGGGCATATCTCTATAACTGTTAAAGTGACGCcatcaaaatttaaacttgatcagTCTTTTGTGGTAATTAGCACAGTATACACACAACCAAGTCCTATGGTCATGGCTTGTAAAATTTCTTCTCTACAAGCCAACAGAAACCaaccaaaactttaaaaaattaagCTTCAGGCTTGTGGACTTCAAAGATTATCGTGAAGGCTgcaagtattgtgtataagtttcatgacatttgatttgggcaaactaaagttaagaaTGGAATCCAACTTTGAGTGTTACAGACAGACAGCggtaaaacataatgccctctccAATAGAATGGGGCGTAAAAAGACATTTACCTGAGCAAAGCAATAGATGATTCCTAGACTGCCACCAATACGTCCTCCCATCACGTGAGATAACAGGAAGTAAACACCTCCTTTACCCATCTTACATCTCTCACACACTCCGATTCCACTCACGGCTACGATGAACACAATGAAAACAGCACAAAAGATAATGAAGATGGTCATCCATATTCCTGCATTACCCTGGAATAGAAAAAACATCAAATTAAGACCTTCTTTTAATTATTAAGTCCAGATCCTCCTATCCTATCCCATACCAAAAATTGGTCCTTTTTACAGGACCCATTACTTTCTGAGTGGGGGAAATGTTTCTGAACTTACCAAATTTAAAGCAAAATGGAACCCCAGTTTCTTCAGGATAGTTGAACAAAAAATTATAGACTGAAATGAGCGTTGAATCTCAGGTCTCATATGTATCCTTACATGCCTTATAATACAGGAGTAGACCAAATATATATCAAAAGCAGGCATTTTAAGAATCAGCTAAATTCAAGCTGAAATTGACATctgaaatttttttaaagatattttttccaTCCCTAGACTCTGCTATGCATACTGAATCTGATGTACAacacaatactgtaaattcagaagttaTTGGGTGCATTTactattgcgattttgtcattttagacttaaatgcgattttaatttatacaattttgagaaaaatcctgtttataaaaataaaatatttctaaatgcaagtttaaattattgcctGGAGCTAAAGAATCTTCACAAGAAAAACCACCAAAGCAGAACAAACGAACTCATTCAGATGTAGCAGATGAAAGTTTGGAATGTACTGATAGTATGACTAGTATTCAAACTACTCTTAGTGAAATCAAAAAGGCCCTTCAGGTAACAGTTACTAAAGATGATTTAAGTAGTGCAATTAATTGTTTGGTTCAACAAAAAGACTTAAAAGATATTGTTACCAACATTGTTAAACAGTTATTATTAACTTTTGAAAAGAATTTGTCAGAGAAAATTGAAGCAAAAGTAAGGGAGACAACTGGAAAGTTACAAGATCAGATGGATTCTCTGATGATAGACAATGAAAACCTGAGAGAACGTGTGAGGGCAAAAGATAAATCTATAGAGAAATTAGAGGAACAAGTAAGTGATAACAACAATAGAGCAATTGATGCCATAAAGCTTGGAAACTATAATGAACAGTATAGTAGAAAGCATAACATCAGAATGCTTAACTACCCGGAAAGGCCCCATGAGGTATTGAGAGATGAGTTTGTCAATATGGTAAACAAAGAGTTGAAGGTAGATATTAAACCTGATGATATACAGGCAATACACAGAATTCCAGGGAAAGAGGGACACATAAAACCTATCATTGTTAAAGTGCGCAATACTgaactgaaaattaaaattatgagaCAGAAGAGAGGACTAAAAAATGACATCAAGTTCCATGATGATATTACACAGCGTAACCTAGGACTTATGACAAGATTAAAAAATGGTGAACATTTTGAAAACGTCTGGTTTTATAATTGCAATGTCTATGCCAAGCAACAGGATGGAAGTAGAATTAGATTTGACTTATTTGACAATATTGaacaaaaactgaaaaacaaaaacaaaaaaggtcATTAGacattcatttctttatttgataCATTGCTTAATATTTCATCACTGTAAAAAATTTGAAAGATagtaatacaattaaaaaaatctgggCTGTGCATTATTATCAATCTATTTACTTATAATGACTCTCTctgaatttgatttaaataattttaattcatattagattcaaagtactttttttttatataattctatttattttgtttgtgtgAACCCTCCTTAATTTGaagataaatgtatatttattaaagggagataactcaaaatattttacaaatcaaagggagataacaaaaatcttttattcCTTTTACTTGTCATGAATATCTCAACTAAATATACTAATTAATGCATTGTCTTTAGAATACAATTATCTTTATATCGTAAATAATTAAAATGCCATACTGTAAATGaaattttgttgtacaaaaaTGACTTTACAGGTACCTATGCCAAAGTGTCATCTTATTGTTGAATGTGTGTAGGATTGTATAAACTATgattgtgtatttgtttttaagtTACAATGTATCTGCTCAATTTtgaaatgttgttttgttttatatgataatGGATAATATTGTAACAGTGTTGTCTATGAATGTAAGGGGTCTTTTTTCTAATTCA
This window contains:
- the LOC139499578 gene encoding solute carrier family 12 member 8-like isoform X1, with translation MSSDDNERTNLMSTEAEKQKKTPDWSKFGLTSDEQKWASPKKSDSTFGSYQHGGDEQQNDLFREEQNLSEHKPWWKANFFIMEPVLFGTWDGVFTSCLINLIGVIIFLRMGWIVGNAGIWMTIFIIFCAVFIVFIVAVSGIGVCERCKMGKGGVYFLLSHVMGGRIGGSLGIIYCFAQAVGCSLSVMGFGESILGLTGLDNPWIAKGVATGLVILLLGINVAGVKWVVRFQLILLIVMFLSVMDFLVGSFVHTEPESGFTGYESYNLHNNSGPHYVEGQSFFTIFGLFFSTVTGILAGINMSGDLHDPLSNIPNGTLAALGSSTLLYICFTVVLGATCLRPYLQADYMISQKVSVVGVLWLAGLYISSISNCMGSLYGPPRILQSIANENVIPLIRILGQGRGPNKVPIYALIVIILIVLLFVFVGDVNTLAPIVTTAFMITYAAVDYCYFALAMTYDRRQERDLRYGPPKRDSKGEITNGTVGYGTTGSSLDVRPKDSFEKVKTDLDKLFPERMTQRGQHHHIRESSYKTLSGDSTPDADFDATKRDKSLDAFSEHTDTSSLLVDKDGTGEPKKSLSDEITKLPSSWYSVLCNRWLSLFGVIVCIIIMFSINWIYAFVELSVAFIIYIYIGQASPGYFPGIAEFNMYDWIKEGFQRCCRGGKHPEEIIVAPTTPAVQTLASQLTEDNEDFASRGRYHQSEIVRGENFDEYDSS
- the LOC139499578 gene encoding solute carrier family 12 member 8-like isoform X2, which produces MFFLFQGNAGIWMTIFIIFCAVFIVFIVAVSGIGVCERCKMGKGGVYFLLSHVMGGRIGGSLGIIYCFAQAVGCSLSVMGFGESILGLTGLDNPWIAKGVATGLVILLLGINVAGVKWVVRFQLILLIVMFLSVMDFLVGSFVHTEPESGFTGYESYNLHNNSGPHYVEGQSFFTIFGLFFSTVTGILAGINMSGDLHDPLSNIPNGTLAALGSSTLLYICFTVVLGATCLRPYLQADYMISQKVSVVGVLWLAGLYISSISNCMGSLYGPPRILQSIANENVIPLIRILGQGRGPNKVPIYALIVIILIVLLFVFVGDVNTLAPIVTTAFMITYAAVDYCYFALAMTYDRRQERDLRYGPPKRDSKGEITNGTVGYGTTGSSLDVRPKDSFEKVKTDLDKLFPERMTQRGQHHHIRESSYKTLSGDSTPDADFDATKRDKSLDAFSEHTDTSSLLVDKDGTGEPKKSLSDEITKLPSSWYSVLCNRWLSLFGVIVCIIIMFSINWIYAFVELSVAFIIYIYIGQASPGYFPGIAEFNMYDWIKEGFQRCCRGGKHPEEIIVAPTTPAVQTLASQLTEDNEDFASRGRYHQSEIVRGENFDEYDSS